The Buchnera aphidicola (Tuberolachnus salignus) genome has a segment encoding these proteins:
- the nuoK gene encoding NADH-quinone oxidoreductase subunit NuoK gives MISLYKSLWVSLTLFLLGFCSLIIRRNLFFILISLEIIINSIAFFWVIVGEYWRTLDGQIMYIVIITVAAAEASIALIILFNISQYYKTLNLDKLSEKHK, from the coding sequence ATGATATCTTTATATAAGAGTCTTTGGGTATCTTTAACATTGTTTTTATTAGGTTTTTGTTCTTTAATTATTCGTCGTAATTTATTTTTTATATTAATTAGTTTAGAGATTATTATAAATTCTATTGCTTTTTTTTGGGTAATAGTAGGAGAATACTGGAGAACTCTAGATGGACAAATTATGTATATTGTAATTATTACTGTTGCTGCAGCGGAAGCTAGCATTGCATTAATTATTCTTTTCAATATCTCTCAATATTATAAAACATTAAATCTTGATAAATTAAGTGAGAAACATAAATGA
- a CDS encoding NADH-quinone oxidoreductase subunit J codes for MNYLFYLLSFLAIFFTFLSIFTINSIYALLYFILSLFSISGFFFLFGTHFIGALEVIIYSGAIMVLFLFIIMLINIKKEKKIEIFSKKNFLYHIIFMCLFGFFISVYSYMFFTYWNKNIIFKQYNLKNIGIFLFRDHVFIVELASLILFTAIILVYFFINLYKKNNNY; via the coding sequence ATGAATTATTTATTTTACTTATTAAGTTTTTTAGCTATTTTTTTTACTTTTTTATCAATTTTTACAATTAATTCAATATATGCTTTATTATATTTCATTTTATCTTTATTTTCTATTTCAGGATTTTTTTTTTTATTTGGAACTCATTTCATTGGAGCTCTTGAAGTAATTATTTATTCAGGAGCAATCATGGTTTTATTTTTGTTTATAATTATGTTAATTAATATTAAAAAAGAAAAAAAAATAGAAATATTTTCTAAAAAAAATTTTTTGTATCATATAATTTTTATGTGTTTATTTGGATTTTTCATAAGCGTATATAGTTATATGTTCTTTACTTATTGGAATAAAAATATAATTTTTAAACAATATAATTTAAAAAATATTGGTATTTTTTTATTTCGAGATCACGTATTTATTGTAGAATTAGCATCTTTAATTTTATTTACTGCGATTATTTTAGTGTATTTTTTTATTAATTTATATAAAAAAAATAATAATTATTAA
- a CDS encoding NADH-quinone oxidoreductase subunit L: MIFVNLAIFFPFLSFLLLLFNKNLFSKKIIYFIGNFFVFLSFLCVIKTTFLLYYHPQTLIIPLWSWIKCDLFNIKFNFIINKKSILLLDMVTFIGFLINFFSIWYMEKNDDISRYFAYINLFIMWIEILILSDNLLLMFFSWEGAGLCSYLLIGFYKKKIENGYSALKSFLITRFTDSFLLIAMFLIIQRYHTLNFLKLKNVVFYNSLILKNHFYNHIISFFLLLGAIGKSAQIPVHIWLLDAMVGPTPISALFHAATMVTLGIYLIIKTYYFFLLSPIILKFLIWIGVFTLIISSFTAIFQSDLKKILAYSTMSQMGYLFLSLGIKNIHAAFLHLLSHSFFKALLFLASGSLIKNLNYERNIFKINVSYKNFKIIFFSFFVGCLSLLSFPFITSSFYSKEQIFVSLLKSNHFFVLSLAMLGTFFTSIYTFRVFFYIFNFSVFDSKYIKKNDILQNFSLIILSISCLPVTYFGIQKFYNFSSISMIINEISWKMSIFTFLISMLGGIFLYMFKKFFQDICFFYRRKNFIKFFQKVIKKDWYFNKLYKKLFCLFFFNYIQFFKKNYLENFFDIFSILIKFLSNWKLLENKKKFSWYFSIIIIINIIILLMCIYFF; encoded by the coding sequence ATGATTTTTGTGAATTTAGCTATATTTTTTCCTTTTTTAAGTTTTTTATTATTATTATTTAATAAAAATTTATTTTCTAAAAAAATAATTTATTTTATAGGAAATTTTTTTGTTTTTTTATCTTTTTTGTGTGTAATAAAAACAACTTTTCTTTTATATTATCATCCGCAAACATTAATAATTCCTTTATGGTCGTGGATAAAATGTGATTTATTTAATATAAAATTTAATTTTATTATTAATAAAAAATCTATTTTGTTACTTGATATGGTTACTTTTATTGGTTTTTTAATTAATTTTTTTTCTATTTGGTATATGGAAAAAAACGATGATATATCTCGTTATTTCGCATATATTAATTTGTTTATTATGTGGATTGAAATTTTAATTTTATCTGACAATTTGTTATTAATGTTTTTTAGTTGGGAAGGTGCAGGATTATGCTCATATTTGTTAATTGGTTTTTATAAAAAAAAAATTGAAAATGGTTATTCAGCATTAAAATCTTTTTTAATAACTCGATTTACTGATTCTTTTTTATTAATTGCAATGTTTTTAATCATACAAAGATATCATACTTTAAATTTTTTAAAATTAAAAAATGTTGTTTTTTACAATTCTTTAATATTAAAAAATCATTTTTATAATCATATTATTTCTTTTTTTTTATTATTAGGTGCTATCGGAAAATCTGCTCAAATTCCAGTTCATATTTGGTTGTTAGATGCTATGGTAGGTCCTACACCGATTTCAGCATTGTTTCATGCTGCTACTATGGTTACATTAGGTATTTATTTAATTATAAAAACTTATTATTTTTTTTTATTATCTCCTATAATTTTAAAATTTTTGATTTGGATAGGAGTATTTACATTAATAATTTCAAGTTTTACTGCAATTTTTCAATCTGATTTAAAAAAAATTTTGGCTTATTCTACAATGAGTCAAATGGGATATTTATTTTTATCATTAGGAATTAAAAATATTCATGCAGCTTTTTTACATTTATTATCTCATTCATTTTTTAAAGCATTATTATTCTTAGCTTCTGGTTCTTTAATTAAAAACTTGAATTATGAACGTAATATTTTTAAAATAAATGTTTCATATAAAAATTTTAAAATTATTTTTTTTAGTTTTTTTGTTGGTTGTTTATCTTTATTATCATTTCCATTTATAACTTCTAGTTTTTACAGTAAAGAACAAATCTTTGTTTCTCTTTTAAAATCTAATCATTTTTTTGTTTTGTCTTTAGCAATGTTAGGTACTTTTTTTACAAGCATTTATACATTTCGTGTATTTTTTTATATTTTTAATTTTTCAGTTTTTGATTCAAAATACATTAAAAAGAATGATATTTTACAAAATTTTTCGTTAATTATTTTAAGTATTTCTTGTTTACCTGTAACATATTTTGGGATTCAGAAATTTTATAATTTTTCATCTATTTCTATGATAATTAATGAAATTTCATGGAAAATGAGTATTTTTACATTTTTAATTTCGATGTTAGGTGGAATTTTTTTATATATGTTTAAAAAATTTTTTCAAGATATATGTTTTTTTTATCGAAGAAAAAATTTTATAAAATTTTTTCAAAAAGTTATTAAAAAAGATTGGTATTTTAACAAATTATATAAAAAATTATTTTGTTTATTTTTTTTTAATTATATACAATTTTTTAAAAAAAATTATTTAGAAAATTTTTTTGATATTTTTTCGATTTTAATAAAATTTTTGAGTAATTGGAAATTATTAGAAAATAAAAAAAAATTTTCTTGGTATTTCAGCATAATTATTATAATAAATATAATTATTTTATTAATGTGTATATATTTTTTTTAA
- the nuoI gene encoding NADH-quinone oxidoreductase subunit NuoI yields the protein MYFKHFFLKIFSQIRSLLLIFLNIFEKSETRLYPEENLRLSSRYRGRIILTCTPNGEERCVACGLCAAVCPVGCIALEKTEQKNGRWFSKFFRINFSRCIFCGLCEEACPTAAIQLIPDVELGDFKRKNLIYEKNNLLISGTGKKKKYDYYVFSGVTLKNVSMGKKLHRKNKIDIKSLLP from the coding sequence ATGTACTTTAAACATTTTTTTTTAAAAATATTCAGTCAAATTCGAAGTTTGTTATTAATTTTTTTAAATATTTTTGAAAAATCAGAAACTAGATTATATCCTGAAGAAAATTTAAGATTGTCATCTCGATATCGAGGAAGAATTATTTTAACATGTACACCAAACGGTGAAGAACGTTGTGTTGCATGTGGTTTATGTGCTGCTGTTTGTCCAGTAGGTTGTATAGCATTAGAAAAAACAGAACAGAAAAATGGTCGATGGTTTTCAAAATTTTTTAGAATTAATTTTTCTAGATGTATTTTTTGTGGATTATGTGAAGAAGCATGTCCTACTGCAGCGATTCAATTAATACCAGATGTGGAATTAGGCGATTTTAAACGAAAAAATTTAATATATGAAAAAAATAATTTATTAATTTCAGGTACTGGGAAAAAGAAAAAATATGATTATTACGTTTTTTCTGGAGTTACATTAAAAAATGTTTCAATGGGAAAAAAATTGCATAGAAAAAATAAAATAGATATTAAATCTTTATTACCATAA
- the nuoG gene encoding NADH-quinone oxidoreductase subunit NuoG translates to MLTIYIDKKKFITSRFGNLLEIFLSLGLNIPYFCWHPSLGSIGSCRQCAVKIYKDETDRIGTIVMSCMTSVLPNMKISVLDSEVLKFRKSIIEFMMLEHPHDCPVCSEGGKCHLQDMTVLNQHHRRRYQFKKRIFKNQFLGPFIQHEMNRCITCYRCVRYYKDYAGGKDFGVYGSSNKIYFGRFKDGFLESEYSGNLVDICPTGVFTEKKEHNIYARKWDIKYTPSICPHCSIGCNISIGERYGKVCVVDNRFNFDINKHFLCDLGRFGYGYLNNKKISFTPLLNFKKNKKKISNIEAIKLIINLKKKYKEKIFGIGSSRASLESNFALRTLVGKKNFFSGMDKKLNKCMSFIIKILKNSNIYIPTITEIETYDVILILGEDLTQTASRAALAVRQAIKNIFLKKKKIENIELWNSEAIKTIFQNKKNSLFITSTDITKLDDISEYTYYAPVEQQIKFGILILECLQKLYFKQTIDEKHFSKIIIHIAQSLLNSKKPLIISGASNINLSLLKIAHNLAAFLKICSPEIGLILFPSFVNSVGVSLLNGFSFKFLLTRIIKEKIKILIILENDISLFLKNKDFLQLTNNIKNIIVIDHKNSNTVLKSTIFLPCSKISESTGTFVNYEARAQRFFKVIDSNFYTKTCVVLESWRWLHALYNEETNFKVINSYTLDEIFLNCIKKIFYYKNDNNTIFHSQTHILNQKILRSTNRFSGRTSFSSNITVHEPLYSNDLDSTFTFSLEGSSSKKENFSHIPFTWSAGWNSIQSLYKTPSYYQKKEKKYQNGLLLLSKRKKYNFSLFTIIPKLLTFKKNVKEFVIFPYYKLLGSEEISQNSKEIKKIIKESYIILNIIDGKSLQLKNYDLLKFTIDLKKFKFPVLFSKKTSLGTIGLPIGIFNLSFSLIGKKIFNLKKVIKT, encoded by the coding sequence ATGTTAACTATTTATATAGATAAAAAAAAATTTATTACATCACGTTTTGGAAATTTGTTAGAAATTTTTTTATCTCTTGGATTGAATATTCCTTATTTTTGTTGGCATCCTAGTTTAGGAAGTATCGGGTCTTGTCGGCAATGTGCTGTTAAAATTTATAAAGATGAAACTGATCGTATTGGTACTATTGTAATGTCTTGTATGACATCTGTACTTCCAAACATGAAAATTTCTGTTTTAGATTCAGAAGTTTTGAAATTTCGAAAAAGTATTATTGAATTTATGATGTTAGAACATCCTCATGATTGCCCAGTATGTTCAGAAGGTGGTAAATGTCATTTGCAAGATATGACTGTATTAAATCAACATCATAGGAGACGTTATCAATTTAAAAAACGTATTTTTAAAAATCAATTTTTAGGACCTTTTATACAACATGAAATGAATCGTTGTATTACATGTTATCGTTGTGTTAGATATTATAAAGATTATGCTGGAGGAAAAGATTTTGGAGTATATGGAAGTAGTAATAAAATTTATTTTGGTAGATTTAAAGATGGATTTTTAGAAAGTGAATATTCAGGAAATTTAGTTGATATTTGTCCTACTGGAGTATTTACGGAAAAAAAAGAACATAATATTTATGCTCGTAAATGGGATATTAAATATACACCTAGTATTTGTCCACATTGTAGTATTGGTTGTAACATTAGTATAGGTGAACGTTACGGAAAAGTTTGTGTTGTAGATAATCGTTTCAATTTTGATATTAATAAACATTTTTTATGTGATTTAGGTCGATTTGGATATGGTTATTTGAATAATAAAAAAATTTCTTTTACTCCTCTTCTTAATTTCAAGAAAAATAAAAAAAAAATTTCTAATATAGAAGCGATTAAATTAATTATTAATTTAAAAAAAAAATATAAAGAAAAAATTTTTGGAATTGGGTCTTCAAGAGCTAGTTTAGAAAGTAATTTTGCATTACGTACATTAGTCGGAAAAAAAAATTTTTTTTCAGGAATGGATAAAAAATTAAATAAATGCATGTCTTTTATAATAAAAATTTTAAAAAATAGTAATATTTATATTCCTACAATAACAGAAATTGAAACATATGATGTAATTTTAATTTTAGGAGAAGATTTAACTCAAACAGCATCTCGTGCAGCATTAGCGGTAAGACAAGCTATAAAAAATATTTTTTTGAAAAAAAAAAAAATAGAAAATATTGAATTATGGAATTCTGAAGCTATAAAAACTATTTTTCAAAATAAAAAAAATTCTTTATTTATTACTAGTACAGATATAACAAAATTAGATGACATTAGCGAATATACTTATTATGCACCTGTAGAACAACAAATAAAATTTGGTATTTTAATTTTAGAATGTTTACAAAAATTATATTTTAAACAAACTATTGATGAAAAACATTTTTCAAAAATAATAATACATATCGCTCAATCTTTATTAAATTCTAAAAAACCGTTAATTATTTCAGGAGCGAGTAATATAAATTTATCTTTATTAAAAATAGCACATAATTTGGCTGCTTTTTTAAAAATATGTAGTCCTGAAATAGGATTAATTTTATTTCCTTCTTTTGTAAATAGTGTCGGTGTTTCATTATTAAATGGTTTTTCTTTTAAATTTCTTTTAACACGTATTATCAAAGAAAAAATAAAAATTTTAATTATTTTAGAAAATGATATTTCTCTTTTTTTAAAAAATAAAGATTTTTTACAATTAACAAATAATATTAAAAATATTATTGTTATAGATCACAAAAATTCTAATACAGTTTTAAAATCTACTATTTTTTTACCATGTTCAAAGATTTCTGAAAGTACTGGGACATTTGTAAATTATGAAGCTAGAGCTCAAAGATTTTTTAAAGTTATAGATTCTAACTTTTACACAAAAACATGTGTTGTATTAGAAAGTTGGCGTTGGTTGCATGCACTCTATAATGAAGAAACTAATTTTAAGGTTATTAATTCATATACTTTAGATGAAATTTTTTTAAATTGTATAAAAAAAATTTTTTATTATAAAAACGATAATAATACAATTTTTCATTCTCAAACACATATTTTAAATCAAAAAATTTTGCGATCAACGAATCGTTTTAGTGGTAGAACGTCTTTTTCTTCTAATATAACTGTTCATGAACCTTTATATTCTAATGATTTAGATTCAACATTTACTTTTTCTTTAGAAGGATCTTCTTCGAAAAAAGAAAATTTTTCTCATATTCCTTTTACATGGTCTGCAGGTTGGAATTCAATACAATCTTTATATAAAACGCCTTCTTATTATCAAAAAAAAGAAAAAAAATATCAAAATGGATTACTTTTGTTATCTAAAAGAAAAAAATATAATTTTTCTTTATTTACTATCATTCCAAAACTATTGACTTTTAAAAAAAATGTAAAAGAGTTTGTAATTTTTCCATATTATAAATTATTAGGTAGTGAAGAAATAAGTCAAAATTCAAAAGAAATTAAAAAAATAATTAAAGAAAGTTATATCATTTTAAATATTATAGACGGAAAATCGTTACAATTAAAGAATTATGATTTATTAAAATTTACGATTGACTTAAAAAAATTTAAATTTCCTGTTTTATTTTCTAAAAAAACAAGTTTAGGAACTATAGGTTTACCAATCGGAATCTTTAATCTTTCTTTTTCTTTAATCGGAAAAAAAATTTTTAATTTAAAAAAGGTTATAAAAACATGA
- a CDS encoding complex I subunit 4 family protein, which produces MLLLFFIVVPFFSSIICLLFFNKKTILPFFITLLTSVGCLIVSIYIFYKKFFLLNNLSNNSLFLLDFQKIWLPEFGISFHLRLDSLSLLMIILTSLISCIAVMCDWNINYKNSGLFYFYFLLTILGFFGVFLSEDLFLFFLFWELTIFPLYFLILYWHNEELNIQFVSQTIKKFFVYSQISGMFLLISILYLVQEYYNLTGLLTFDYLILQKVILPFNKEFFLMLGFFLAFIIKMPIFPFQDWYSNIHLCTPASGSIDILGFLLKTSLYGFLRFNLCFFPNVLSIFFKIGNFLSFLTIFYNIFLVYTQNNIKKIITSLSMIHIGIIFLALNNINQFSYQGMFLYFVSCTLITSALFIIIKNLKENFNTYNIFSYIKLSQNFTSLSSFFLFFLLINIGIPGTGNFSGEILILLGSFLISPILVSIVVFNLLFLVGFILKIIVSMYYGPENKVSFIQKNVFFSYILLYWIIFLIFLIGIFPQIVFNFSTSWFTFISQKNLFFLI; this is translated from the coding sequence ATGTTATTATTGTTTTTTATTGTAGTACCTTTTTTTAGTTCTATTATATGTTTATTATTTTTTAATAAAAAAACTATATTACCTTTTTTTATTACTTTGTTAACTTCTGTAGGTTGTTTAATAGTATCTATTTATATTTTTTATAAAAAATTTTTTTTATTGAATAATTTATCTAATAATAGTTTGTTTTTATTAGATTTTCAAAAGATTTGGTTGCCAGAATTTGGAATTTCGTTTCATTTAAGGTTAGACAGTTTATCATTATTAATGATTATTTTAACGTCTTTAATAAGTTGTATTGCAGTTATGTGTGATTGGAATATAAATTATAAAAATTCTGGATTATTTTATTTTTATTTTTTATTAACAATATTAGGTTTTTTTGGAGTGTTTTTATCTGAAGATTTATTTTTATTTTTTTTGTTTTGGGAATTAACAATTTTTCCGTTATATTTTTTAATTTTGTATTGGCATAATGAAGAATTAAATATTCAATTTGTTTCTCAAACAATAAAAAAATTTTTTGTTTATTCTCAAATATCTGGAATGTTTTTATTAATTTCAATTTTATATTTAGTTCAAGAATATTATAATTTAACAGGATTATTGACTTTTGATTATTTAATATTACAAAAAGTAATTTTGCCTTTTAATAAAGAATTTTTTTTAATGTTAGGTTTTTTTCTTGCTTTTATTATTAAAATGCCGATCTTCCCATTTCAAGATTGGTATTCTAATATTCATCTTTGTACTCCTGCTTCAGGTTCAATTGATATTTTAGGTTTTTTATTAAAAACTTCTTTATACGGTTTTTTACGTTTTAATTTATGCTTTTTTCCAAATGTGTTATCAATTTTTTTTAAAATTGGAAATTTTTTAAGTTTTTTAACTATTTTTTATAATATTTTTTTAGTTTATACACAGAATAATATTAAAAAAATTATTACTTCTTTGTCAATGATACATATTGGAATAATTTTTTTAGCATTAAATAATATAAATCAATTTTCTTATCAAGGAATGTTTTTATATTTTGTATCTTGTACTTTAATAACATCTGCATTATTTATTATAATAAAAAATTTAAAAGAAAACTTCAATACTTATAATATTTTTTCTTATATAAAACTTTCTCAAAATTTTACTTCTTTATCATCCTTTTTTTTATTTTTTTTATTGATTAATATCGGAATACCTGGAACAGGAAATTTTAGTGGAGAAATTTTAATATTGTTAGGATCTTTTTTAATCTCCCCAATATTAGTTAGTATTGTAGTTTTTAATTTATTATTTTTAGTAGGTTTTATATTAAAAATAATTGTTTCAATGTATTATGGACCTGAAAATAAAGTTTCATTTATTCAAAAAAACGTATTTTTTTCATATATTTTGTTATATTGGATAATTTTTTTAATTTTTTTAATTGGTATTTTTCCTCAAATAGTTTTTAATTTTTCTACATCTTGGTTTACTTTTATCTCTCAAAAAAATTTATTTTTTCTTATTTAA
- the nuoH gene encoding NADH-quinone oxidoreductase subunit NuoH, with the protein MKCFSCLLKIFANFFLISIIIMIIILSAAFLSIIERKYLAYFQNRCGPNRVGWNGWLQILADGIKILFKEDWIPPFSDKCIFVISPIISFLSLLFVLFTIPFTKNFFIINLNIGILFFLMMSSISVYGVLLAGWSSQNKYSLLGAIRSAAQTLSYEVFLGLSIMGVVARAKSFNILKIIESQKTIWNVVPQFFGFITFFIAVLAICHRHPFDQPESEQELADGYHIEYSGMKFGMFFIGEYISMITGSAMIVSLFFGGWMGPYFPGYIWFLIKIFLCLLFFILCRASLPRPKYNDVMLFSWIYILPLTLLNLLFTAFFLLYFNK; encoded by the coding sequence ATGAAGTGTTTTAGTTGTTTGTTAAAAATTTTTGCTAATTTTTTTTTAATAAGTATTATTATTATGATTATTATTTTAAGTGCAGCTTTTTTAAGTATTATTGAAAGAAAATATTTAGCATATTTTCAAAATCGTTGTGGTCCAAATCGTGTAGGTTGGAATGGATGGTTACAAATTCTTGCGGATGGTATAAAAATTTTGTTTAAAGAAGATTGGATACCTCCTTTTAGTGATAAATGTATTTTTGTTATTTCACCTATTATTTCATTTTTATCATTATTATTTGTTTTATTTACAATTCCATTTACAAAAAATTTTTTTATAATAAATTTAAATATTGGAATTTTATTTTTTTTAATGATGTCTTCAATTTCTGTATATGGAGTTTTATTAGCTGGATGGTCTAGTCAAAATAAATATTCATTGTTAGGTGCTATTAGATCTGCAGCCCAAACGTTAAGTTATGAAGTTTTTTTAGGGTTGTCAATTATGGGTGTGGTAGCTCGTGCAAAATCTTTTAATATTTTAAAAATTATAGAAAGTCAAAAAACAATTTGGAACGTTGTTCCTCAATTTTTTGGATTTATAACTTTTTTTATTGCTGTTCTTGCAATTTGTCATCGTCATCCTTTTGATCAACCTGAATCAGAACAAGAACTAGCTGACGGATATCATATTGAATATTCTGGAATGAAATTTGGTATGTTTTTTATTGGTGAATATATTTCTATGATTACCGGTTCAGCTATGATAGTTAGTTTATTTTTTGGTGGATGGATGGGTCCATATTTTCCTGGATATATATGGTTTTTAATAAAAATATTTTTATGTTTATTATTTTTTATTTTATGTCGTGCATCTTTACCTCGTCCGAAATATAACGATGTAATGTTATTTAGTTGGATTTACATTTTACCTTTGACATTATTAAATTTACTTTTTACTGCTTTCTTTTTATTATATTTTAATAAATAA